The sequence GTTGTAGATTTAATTcagttttaaattaaatttaattaaattaaataaataaataaattttatggataagttttaaataaatagaaaactTTGTTGGGGtttataattttgtttttttttttttttattattattttttaattctttaaattcatattttaaaagctttattaaattattatttatacataTGTTGTGTTTCATTtgttataatttttcaaagttttaaattgattaatttattattttaatacaataaaattttattatttattattaaatttttaattatctaTTTGTTTGAGTTGATAGTATTATTATATCCAAATAATCTTTACCAtaaacaactacaactttCCACAAATTACCAATTTACAATAAACAAAAAGACCATACTCcgaatagaaaaaaaaaagaatatataattaaaatcatttaatgatataggataaaattttatttaattataattatttaaaagttgtTTGATGTATAACagaattttattaatgttttatttaaaaaaaaaaatataaataataaaaaaaaaaaaaaaaaaaaaaaaaaaaaaaaaagaataaaaaaaaaaaatagtatttataaatagttttttttttttttttttttttttaacgaTGTTTTTTAACATTCACAATAGGAGGCACCCAATGAATACATTTTGGATCAATTTTTGAAGTTTGTTTTGCATAAATTTTCAAGTGATCATCTAGTGTTTTTGGAGTGATATGAATAACATGTTGACCTTTCCAATATCTTATGAGATTGAGTGATTGTAGAGTGCTGATAACATCCTCAGTTCTAATGGCGGAAATATTGGAGATATCAGTGATTGAAAGATTTCCTTTATGAGTTTTTAAGATTTCCAAAAGTACTTGAGTCCAATATGATCTGTAGGAGAGAAGACCCAAATCTGATAATGGTTTTTCGGGTGTGCCAACTTTACCTTCCTTCTTTGAGAGTTCATAAgagaatgaaattaataatttgcCAAAACCTTTTCTTTGGTAGGGTGGTAATGTTAGAATACAAGctaaattattaccatcagGTGATTCCTTTTCCTTTGAGAAATAGCCGACCATATGGCAACCACGTTCGTCATATTCGGTCATAATGTAAAAGAGAAAAGGTTCCACATCATAGTATAAAGTTTTATGATCTAGAAATAGTTTTGCTAACAATCCAAGATTTTGACAATAGATACGGTTACGTTTACCGTCAACCTCAAACATTGATATATTTCCAGACCTATAGATTTCATTACCAGGTGGATGACGCAAATCACATTTCAAAGCATGTCGTTTTAGAGATGTCTTTTTCTTCATATATTTCAAACAAAACTCACAGAGGTACAGTTTATCAGTTTTTGTAAACTCCTCTGGATAGGGTGAGAAATACCATGTGTCAATTTCATAACGACCCAACTCTATAACATTAATATTCTTCACTTTAGTAATTTCTTCATGTTCTTTCTCCAATTCTGATAGTTTTGAATCGTCATCCATTACCATTGAACCTTTTTGAGATGGTCTTTTTGGTGGTTGTTTCTTATTGCCACCAGTAATACCATTCTCACCATTGGCGCCACCACCACCGCTTCCACCAGCTCCACCACCATGTGAATTAATTGCTGTTATACTATTCACTGGTTGTTTCTTTTCAATAACTCTACTGAAATCCATTCTTGATTCATGCACCCATTCATCTAAACGACGATTGAATTCATGGTAATGTACATAATAATCATAGGTTCCATTCTTTAATTCTGATTCTCTCTTTTCAATAATATcacatttaataaattgttgTTCTCTCCATTCACAAAATATAATTGTACCATTCTCTAAAACTCttctactattattattatttttatttccattagtttttttagtttcatcttctttttctttttccacTTTGtcctctttttctttttctttttctttcactttttctttgatttttattttagctttttcttcttttttcttttctttatctttatttttaaacttttcttctttttctttttctttatctttttggttggtggttgtggtggttgtggtggtggtattttTCTTTGCTGtatctttctttttatcttttttgtttgtttcaATTGGTTTCTCTACTTCAAtctcttcatcttcttcctcttcttcctcttcttcttcctcttcttcctcttcctcttcctcttcctcttcttcttcttgctcttcttcatctttctCTTCAgtttcttcttcctctttaTCCTCTTCCATTTCTTCCTCAAGTTCTTCAGTCTCTActttttcttcttcctcttcctcatcctcttcttcctcctcttcttcctctacaactttttcttcttcttcctcttcctcttcttcaggCTCCTCtatttcttcatcttcaaccATTTCTTCTTtctcctcttcttcttcctcctcttcttcttgctcttcttcttcctcctctACTTCTTCATCTTCCTCCTCTTCCTCCATTATAATATCTTCATCTTGTTTATCCATTATTATaaaagtataaataaaataaataaaaatgaataaataaatttataaataagtgtaataaaactttaattaaaaaaaaaaaaaaaaaaaaaaaaaaaaaaaaaaaaaaaattgaaaattgaaaatttaaataaaaaaaaaaaataaaaataaaaataaaatttaaaattaatgaaaaataattcaaactCATATGGTTAATTGGCCCATTCAGGaaatcattctttttttttcccaaaataaaaaaaaaaaaaaaaaaaaattaaaaaaaaaaaaaaattaaaacaaaaatttaaataaaaataaaaaaaaaaaaaaaaaaaaaaaaaaagcgaAACAGCCG comes from Dictyostelium discoideum AX4 chromosome 2 chromosome, whole genome shotgun sequence and encodes:
- a CDS encoding HAM group protein, whose translation is MDKQDEDIIMEEEEEDEEVEEEEEEQEEEEEEEEEKEEMVEDEEIEEPEEEEEEEEEKVVEEEEEEEEDEEEEEEKVETEELEEEMEEDKEEEETEEKDEEEQEEEEEEEEEEEEEEEEEEEEEEDEEIEVEKPIETNKKDKKKDTAKKNTTTTTTTTTNQKDKEKEKEEKFKNKDKEKKKEEKAKIKIKEKVKEKEKEKEDKVEKEKEDETKKTNGNKNNNNSRRVLENGTIIFCEWREQQFIKCDIIEKRESELKNGTYDYYVHYHEFNRRLDEWVHESRMDFSRVIEKKQPVNSITAINSHGGGAGGSGGGGANGENGITGGNKKQPPKRPSQKGSMVMDDDSKLSELEKEHEEITKVKNINVIELGRYEIDTWYFSPYPEEFTKTDKLYLCEFCLKYMKKKTSLKRHALKCDLRHPPGNEIYRSGNISMFEVDGKRNRIYCQNLGLLAKLFLDHKTLYYDVEPFLFYIMTEYDERGCHMVGYFSKEKESPDGNNLACILTLPPYQRKGFGKLLISFSYELSKKEGKVGTPEKPLSDLGLLSYRSYWTQVLLEILKTHKGNLSITDISNISAIRTEDVISTLQSLNLIRYWKGQHVIHITPKTLDDHLKIYAKQTSKIDPKCIHWVPPIVNVKKHR